One Glycine max cultivar Williams 82 chromosome 4, Glycine_max_v4.0, whole genome shotgun sequence DNA segment encodes these proteins:
- the LOC100527464 gene encoding ROP GTPase family protein, with product MSASRFIKCVTVGDGAVGKTCLLISYTSNTFPTDYVPTVFDNFSANVVVDGSTVNLALWDTAGQEDYNRLRPLSYRGADVFILAFSLISKASYENIAKKWIPELRHYAPGVPIILVGTKLDLREDKQFFMDHPGAVPITTAQGEELRKLIGAPAYIECSSKTQQNVKAVFDAAIKVVLQPPKQKKKKRKAQKACSIL from the exons ATGAGTGCGTCGAGGTTCATTAAGTGCGTCACCGTCGGCGACGGCGCTGTCGGCAAAACCTGCTTGTTGATTTCCTACACCAGCAACACTTTTCCCAcg GACTACGTGCCCACGGTTTTTGACAATTTCAGTGCTAATGTTGTGGTGGATGGAAGCACCGTAAACTTGGCATTGTGGGATACTGCTG GTCAGGAAGATTATAATAGGCTTAGACCCTTGAGCTATCGAGGAGCTGATGTTTTTATACTTGCCTTTTCTCTCATAAGCAAGGCTAGCTATGAAAATATTGCAAAGAAg TGGATCCCTGAACTAAGGCATTATGCCCCTGGTGTTCCAATAATTCTCGTTGGAACAAAGTTAG ATCTTCGGGAAGATAAGCAATTTTTTATGGACCACCCTGGTGCAGTACCAATTACTACAGCACAG GGAGAAGAATTAAGAAAACTGATTGGTGCTCCTGCCTACATCGAGTGTAGTTCAAAAACACAGCAG AATGTGAAAGCCGTCTTTGACGCTGCCATCAAAGTGGTTCTTCAACCaccaaagcaaaagaaaaagaagagaaaggcacAAAAAGCTTGCTCAATATTGTGA